The Fulvia fulva chromosome 6, complete sequence genome includes a window with the following:
- a CDS encoding Glutathione synthetase: MPQSARFCPLPRHGINHLPPKHRAQFHHSGGLARCLREQDVEYGAPCRVQKNLHRRSKGKYHISKTLSQHPFTTFIVIFEATFPASKNAVAGAHCTKIAPFLSDQEGFIPETGFISPHNEEKHLTYAKCEGEAAAQRWRMNSEHLRIQHKARHGVFEDFRLRCGSDFTDQELLTPTEQSGQYMIVYEELMSDATKEGGLEASAIERLSISGATDIFNEASEITAYQGEKSIVWLMPFQSKEAAVKCMASQAFGKLQHTPDAVRLMRIMRDYGKSNRKEAPAGAGGSNCRVSRSSREFQATRGEEDVWDKALNFSLERQSHIPCPPQPRSESNDNQDLRDNTRSHQSSTDSQDVIRITLDLHWTTSVHSCPTPALEATVRQGPRIQATLRRFTQDMAPTDDEIDLLASEVKDYQITHGSLLKMVGYETESTVTARPVNVSLIPTPLPSKGFQTAKDLQSIFNELYVKVANDEDWLFETLGPLLEHDVFFAALWGVWLEFKKAGVVQPVVCGIFRSDYMLHAVEEDRALKQVEMNTFSVAGACHAERVAGMHRHLRRTGAGSQTSSPSGYLVRKDNTQSLVKILHQAHKAYTTPNTTPKQTCILTIVQPNNFNITDERPIEYSLWGRDTPCYRCEWQNILNRTTLSDDRTLHFHPQPSTPGSRIEVSVIYYRAGYQATEYDSSGLQARLRLESSRAIKCPDVLTHLTTFKAVQQASSHKTRCGGTVSVSREGRTSARDVHARAYFGDLRSQGASDEV, encoded by the exons ATGCCTCAGTCAGCGCGATTCTGCCCTCTGCCACGACATGGAATCAACCACCTGCCCCCGAAACATCGTGCTCAATTCCATCACTCGGGAGGCTTGGCAAGATGCCTTCGCGAACAGGATGTGGAATATGGTGCACCATGTCGAGTACAAAAGAACCTCCATAGACGCAGCAAAGGTAAGTATCACATCAGCAAGACCCTTTCGCAGCATCCCTTTACAACGTTCATCGTCATCTTCGAAGCGACCTTTCCTGCTAGCAAAAATGCAGTGGCGGGAGCACACTGTACCAAGATCGCACCCTTCTTGAGCGACCAAGAAGGATTCATACCAGAGACTGGATTCATCTCACCGCACAACGAAGAAAAGCACTTGACGTATGCGAAGTGCGAAGGCGAGGCTGCGGCACAGCGCTGGCGGATGAACAGCGAGCATCTACGAATACAGCACAAAGCTCGCCATGGCGTCTTTGAGGACTTCAGGTTGAGATGTGGTTCTGATTTTACAGATCAAGAGCTTTTGACACCCACTGAGCAGTCTGGCCAATACATGATCGTGTACGAAGAGCTCATGTCAGATGCAACTAAAGAGGGCG GCCTCGAAGCAAGTGCTATAGAACGACTAAGCATCTCAGGAGCGACTGACATCTTCAACGAAGCTTCTGAGATTACAGCATACCAAGGCGAGAAGTCGATAGTATGGCTGATGCCTTTCCAATCGAAAGAGGCGGCTGTGAAGTGCATGGCTTCGCAAGCATTCGGCAAGCTCCAGCATACACCAGATGCGGTGCGACTCATGCGCATTATGAGGGACTATGGCAAGTCAAATCGAAAGGAGGCGCCTGCTGGCGCAGGTGGCAGCAATTGCAGAGTCTCAAGATCCTCCAGGGAGTTCCAAGCAACACGTGGCGAGGAAGACGTTTGGGATAAGGCATT AAACTTCAGCCTTGAGAGGCAGTCGCATATACCTTGCCCACCTCAGCCACGATCAGAATCCAACGACAACCAGGATCTGCGAGACAACACGAGGTCTCACCAAAGTTCGACCGACAGCCAAGACGTCATCAGGATCACACTTGACCTGCATTGGACAACCTCAGTTCACTCTTGCCCTACGCCTGCACTGGAGGCCACAGTTCGACAGGGACCGCGAATTCAGGCCACTCTGAGACGATTCACCCAGGATATGGCTCCAACCGACGACGAGATCGACCTCCTCGCATCAGAAGTCAAGGACTATCAGATCACACATGGCTCCCTCCTCAAGATGGTTGGTTACGAGACCGAATCAACAGTTACTGCCCGGCCTGTAAACGTCAGCCTTATTCCCACTCCCCTCCCGTCTAAGGGCTTCCAAACTGCCAAGGACCTCCAATCCATCTTCAACGAGCTATACGTGAAAGTTGCAAACGATGAAGACTGGCTGTTCGAGACTCTGGGACCGCTTTTGGAGCATGATGTGTTCTTTGCTGCTCTTTGGGGTGTATGGCTGGAGTTCAAGAAAGCTGGTGTTGTACAGCCTGTTGTGTGTGGGATATTTCGCTCGGATTATATGTTGCATGCTGTCGAAGAGGATCGGGCGTTGAAGCAGGTGGAGATGAATACATTCTCGGTGGCTGGCGCTTGTCATGCTGAGCGTGTTGCTGGTATGCATCGGCATTTACGGCGAACGGGTGCTGGCAGTCAG ACGTCTTCCCCTAGTGGCTATCTAGTTCGCAAGGACAACACCCAGAGTCTGGTGAAGATCTTGCACCAAGCACACAAAGCATACACCACCCCAAACACCACCCCGAAACAAACCTGCATCCTCACGATCGTGCAACCCAACAACTTCAACATCACCGACGAAAGACCCATCGAATACAGTCTCTGGGGCAGAGACACCCCATGCTACCGCTGTGAATGGCAAAACATCCTCAACCGCACCACTCTCTCCGACGACCGCACCCTCCACTTCCACCCACAACCCAGCACTCCCGGGTCCCGCATCGAAGTCAGCGTAATATACTACCGCGCCGGCTACCAAGCCACCGAGTACGACTCGTCCGGCCTTCAAGCCCGTCTACGTCTCGAGTCATCTCGTGCGATCAAGTGTCCAGATGTTCTGACACATCTCACGACATTCAAGGCAGTGCAGCAAGCAAGCTCTCACAAAACCCGGTGCGGTGGAACGGTTTCTGTCTCCCGAGAAGGCCGCACGAGTGCGAGGGACGTTCATGCCCGTGCATACTTTGGAGATCTCCGAAGCCAGGGCGCGAGCGATGAAGTTTGA
- a CDS encoding Inosine triphosphate pyrophosphatase, whose protein sequence is MAPKELNFITGNANKLAEVQAILSATPVKLQSQNIDLPELQGTIEEISTDKAKRAAEAINGPVLVEDTCLCFDAFNELPGPYVYTTSTLPFDLAD, encoded by the exons ATGGCCCCAAAAGAACTCAACTTCATCACAGGCAACGCCAACAAACTGGCCGAAGTACAAGCCATCCTCTCAGCCACACCAGTCAAGCTACAAAGTCAAAACATCGATCTTCCAGAACTACAAGGCACAATCGAGGAGATTTCCACAGACAAGGCGAAGAGAGCGGCCGAAGCA ATCAACGGACCGGTACTAGTAGAAGACACATGTCTCTGCTTCGACGCTTTCAATGAATTGCCTGGACCTTATGTGTACACTACATCTACATTGCCCTTCGACTTGGCCGATTGA
- a CDS encoding Inosine triphosphate pyrophosphatase, with protein MLPCRKWFLKALGVQQFHKLLDGFEDKSAQAVCTFAYCEGPGHEPIVFQGRTNVGRRTGVDGCWDACFEYEGQTYAEMPKIEKNKISHRGKALEKLTEWLKQEV; from the exons ATGTTGCCTTGCAGGAAGTGGTTCCTGAAGGCTTTGGGAGTGCAGCAGTTCCACAAGCTACTCGATGGCTTCGAGGACAAGTCGGCGCAGGCTGTGTGTACTTTTGCGTACTGTGAAGGACCGGGACATGAGCCAATTGTGTTCCAGGGTCGGACGAACGTAGGTCGCCGCACGGGAGTTGATGGTT GCTGGGATGCTTGCTTCGAGTATGAAGGCCAGACGTATGCGGAGATGCCGAAAATCGAGAAGAACAAGATTTCGCATCGTGGGAAGGCGTTGGAGAAATTGACCGAGTGGTTGAAGCAGGAGGTGTAG
- a CDS encoding Adenylate kinase isoenzyme 6 HBR1 translates to MFPRTCTRLVTPLLHRPTHLRRLATLSKMLRTSPNIIITGSPAVGKTTHCEELARKTGLHHLSINDVVKKHNIGETSNDAEDPQVKIVDEDRLLDCIEDDLEEGGQIIDWHACDLFPVSLIDLVCVVRCEDTMKLYDRMKARGYGERKLQENLDCEIMQVLLEEAREAYAPEMVVELKSEDADEVESNVERVEKWIEQWRKDHGKEGEVKAESEGKKDEDDPMFLHG, encoded by the coding sequence ATGTTTCCCAGAACCTGCACAAGACTTGTCACTCCTCTCCTGCACCGTCCAACACACCTCAGACGCCTCGCGACATTGTCCAAAATGCTGCGCACCAGCCCCAACATCATCATCACCGGCAGCCCCGCCGTCGGCAAGACCACTCACTGCGAAGAACTTGCCCGCAAAACCGGCCTCCACCACCTCTCCATCAACGACGTAGTCAAGAAACACAACATTGGCGAGACCTCCAACGATGCTGAAGACCCTCAAGTCAAGATCGTCGACGAAGATCGCCTTTTAGACTGCATCGAGGACGACCTCGAGGAAGGTGGGCAGATAATCGATTGGCACGCTTGCGATCTCTTCCCAGTCAGTCTAATCGATTTGGTCTGCGTGGTGCGATGCGAGGACACGATGAAGCTGTATGACCGTATGAAGGCGAGAGGGTACGGGGAGAGGAAGCTGCAGGAGAACTTGGATTGTGAGATCATGCAGGTTTTGCTAGAGGAGGCGAGGGAGGCGTATGCGCCGGAGATGGTGGTGGAGCTGAAGAGCGAGGATGCTGATGAGGTGGAGAGCAACGTCGAGAGGGTGGAGAAGTGGATTGAGCAGTGGAGGAAGGATCATGGGAAGGAGGGGGAGGTGAAGGCAGAAAGCGAGGGCAAGAAGGATGAGGATGATCCGATGTTTTTGCATGGTTGA
- a CDS encoding Abhydrolase domain-containing protein: protein MLARRALLRLQQPLRQCATRRPFSTTELSNGIKMAYELWEPEKGQEPQGAPIVFLHGLFGSKRNHRAISKALVRDLKRPIYAVDTRNHGDSSHDPRHDYEALAEDLELFIDSNKIEDSTLIGHSMGAKAVMTVALRKRVPIGNLIPVDNAPVDAALKSDFGKYCIGMRKIEEAGVKSLKDADTILADYEESLPIRQFLLTNLMRAEDGTQKFKVPLKYLTDSLNKLGDFPFKDPHQARWEGPTLFTRGTKSHYISDEMLPVCGRFFPNFELADVDSGHWVISEKPDDFRQAVVDFLSKKD, encoded by the exons ATGCTTGCCAGACGGGCGCTGCTCCGGCTACAGCAGCCGCTCAGGCAGTGTGCCACCCGGAGACCGTTCTCCACGACTGAGCTCAGCAATGGCATCAAGATGGCCTACGAGCTGTGGGAGCCGGAAAAGGGACAGGAACCTCAAGGCGCGCCAATAGTCTTCCTGCATGGTCTTTTTGGATCCAAGAGGAATCATCGCGCCATCAGTAA AGCTCTCGTCCGCGACCTGAAACGACCCATCTACGCCGTTGACACACGGAACCATGGCGACTCATCTCACGATCCTAGACACGACTACGAGGCATTGGCCGAAGATCTCGAGCTCTTCATTGATAGCAACAAGATCGAAGATAGCACCCTCATCGGACACTCCATGGGCGCAAAAGCAGTCATGACGGTTGCGCTGCGAAAGCGTGTACCAATCGGGAATCTGATACCAGTGGACAACGCGCCTGTGGATGCTGCCTTGAAATCGGACTTTGGAAAGTACTGCATAGGCATGCGCAAGATCGAAGAGGCCGGCGTCAAGTCGCTGAAGGACGCCGACACGATCCTCGCCGATTACGAAGAGAGTCTACCCATCAGGCAGTTCCTGCTCACAAACCTGATGCGAGCGGAAGATGGGACGCAGAAGTTCAAGGTGCCGCTGAAGTACTTGACTGACTCGTTGAACAAGCTCGGCGACTTCCCATTCAAAGATCCGCACCAGGCAAGATGGGAAGGTCCGACTCTTTTCACCAGAGGCACAAAGAGCCACTATATCTCCGACGAGATGCTGCCTGTGTGTGGACGGTTCTTTCCCAACTTCGAACTGGCCGATGTCGACTCTGGGCACTGGGTCATTAGTGAGAAGCCGGATGACTTTAGGCAAG CTGTGGTCGACTTTCTGTCGAAGAAGGACTGA
- a CDS encoding Prostatic acid phosphatase, producing MLTSAAIALTAVAPLVAGQNTETVLGVYMFHRHGDRTAKSTPPANLTDLGYSQVYTSGQYYRNRYIASNASLQINGINSDIVKQSQIAVSAPDDTVLQNSAMGFLQGLYPPVGESLGTATLRDGTNVTAPMNGYQLIPVDQVSHGTGSEDSGWLQSTSNCAKASISSNEYFSSAEYLNDLDHTRDFYQSLLPVVNATFDESEDTFKNAYTIYDLINVATIHNRTIPSSDLLTPDTLRQLRTLADTHEWNLAFNASDNMRAIAGKTLAAQVVQFLNGTITGQGKQKIGVQFGAYATCASFFGLVDLPAADKDFYGVADYASAMTFELFTNSSTAVSATSYPTAEEMYVRFLFHNGTTNSSSEPTAYPLFGTQQETISWKDFANEMGKFAIGDTKDWCNACGNFTGTCAAYAPDSASTSQTGEGGSGSGNGLSPVVNGVIGAMVTLAVVLGLEALVLALGGLRVVRKTRARSPVGSMVESGAGKA from the exons ATGTTGACCTCTGCAGCAATCGCCCTCACTGCCGTTGCGCCTCTGGTAGCCGGCCAGAACACTGAGACGGTCCTTGGTGTATATATG TTCCACCGTCATGGCGACAGGACAGCAAAGTCTACGCCGCCGGCCAACTTGACCGATCTAGGATACAGCCAAGTCTACACATCAGGACAGTACTACCGAAACCGCTACATTGCTTCCAACGCAAGCCTACAGATCAATGGCATCAACTCCGATATCGTCAAGCAGAGTCAGATTGCTGTCAGCGCACCGGATGATACAGTCTTGCAGAACTCCGCAATGGGCTTCTTGCAAGGGTTGTACCCTCCAGTTGGCGAGAGTCTGGGCACTGCAACCCTCCGCGACGGCACCAACGTGACTGCGCCAATGAACGGCTACCAGCTCATCCCGGTCGACCAAGTCAGCCATGGCACCGGCAGCGAAGACAGCGGCTGGCTTCAAAGCACGTCCAACTGTGCCAAAGCCTCAATTAGCTCGAACGAGTACTTCTCCAGCGCAGAGTACCTCAACGACCTCGATCACACTCGCGACTTCTACCAAAGTCTCCTCCCCGTGGTCAACGCGACCTTCGACGAGAGCGAAGACACTTTCAAGAATGCATACACCA TCTACGACCTCATCAACGTAGCCACGATCCACAACCGCACGATCCCTTCCTCCGATCTCCTCACGCCGGATACGCTACGCCAACTCCGCACCCTCGCCGATACCCACGAATGGAACCTCGCATTCAATGCTTCGGACAACATGCGCGCCATCGCCGGCAAAACCCTCGCAGCCCAAGTAGTCCAATTCCTCAACGGCACAATCACCGGTCAAGGAAAACAAAAGATCGGAGTCCAATTCGGCGCATACGCGACGTGCGCTTCGTTCTTCGGGCTTGTGGACTTGCCGGCTGCGGATAAGGACTTCTATGGCGTGGCGGACTATGCTAGTGCCATGACGTTTGAGCTGTTCACGAATTCTTCAACCGCTGTTAGCGCGACGAGTTACCCGACTGCGGAGGAGATGTACGTCCGCTTCCTCTTCCACAATGGCACGACGAATAGCTCCTCTGAGCCTACGGCGTATCCGCTCTTCGGCACACAGCAGGAGACCATCAGCTGGAAGGATTTTGCGAACGAGATGGGCAAGTTTGCGATTGGGGATACGAAGGATTGGTGCAATGCTTGTGGGAACTTTACGGGTACTTGTGCGGCTTATGCCCCTGATAGTGCTTCCACAAGCCAGACTGGTGAAGGTGGAAGCGGAAGTGGTAATGGCTTGAGCCCGGTTGTCAATGGTGTTATTGGAGCTATGGTTACGTTGGCGGTTGTGCTGGGACTGGAGGCGTTGGTGCTCGCGCTTGGTGGGCTCAGGGTGGTGAGGAAGACGAGGGCGCGGAGTCCTGTGGGGAGTATGGTGGAGAGTGGTGCTGGGAAGGCTTGA
- a CDS encoding WD repeat domain-containing protein 83: MPSPQPFPTTPLARLTDHKGPVHAVTFSAGTGQHVLTGCQDRQVRLFNPNTRRLIQTYSAHGYEVLDLAVSEDNARFVSGGGDKTVFLWDVATAVTTRRFAGHAGRVNAVAFGGEGDGVVISGSFDGTVKVWDAKSRSDRAICTFSEAKDAVSSIAVHGHEIFAGSIDGGVRVYDLAMGHVDSDVVAPGKGVTSVVPTKAGDGYLVSSLDSTLRLMDRSTGKCLQSFKDDSGFKNDTYRMRSALGMGDAYAFSGSEDGRVVVWDVLTGDVVHRLWHKEQLGSAINETPSKKDVVSAVAWNQLRKQWASAGGDGSVVVWGSTE, encoded by the coding sequence ATGCCATCACCACAACCCTTCCCCACAACACCCCTCGCCCGTCTAACAGACCACAAAGGCCCCGTCCACGCCGTCACATTCTCAGCGGGAACAGGCCAACACGTCCTCACCGGCTGCCAGGACCGCCAAGTCCGGCTCTTCAATCCAAATACCAGAAGACTCATCCAAACATATTCCGCTCATGGCTACGAAGTTCTCGATCTTGCAGTGAGTGAAGATAATGCCCGTTTTGTCTCTGGTGGTGGGGATAAGACCGTCTTCCTTTGGGATGTTGCCACTGCTGTGACAACGAGGCGCTTCGCGGGACATGCCGGACGTGTCAATGCTGTTGCATTCGGAGGCGAAGGTGATGGCGTTGTGATTAGTGGGAGTTTTGACGGGACTGTGAAGGTATGGGACGCGAAGTCGAGGAGTGATAGGGCGATTTGCACGTTTTCGGAGGCGAAGGATGCTGTTTCGAGCATTGCGGTGCATGGGCATGAGATCTTTGCGGGGTCTATCGATGGAGGGGTCAGGGTTTATGACCTGGCTATGGGCCACGTTGACAGCGATGTTGTGGCGCCTGGGAAGGGTGTCACGAGTGTCGTGCCGACCAAGGCGGGAGACGGGTACCTTGTGAGCTCGCTAGACAGCACTTTGAGGCTGATGGATCGCAGCACAGGGAAGTGTCTACAGAGTTTCAAGGATGATTCAGGATTCAAAAATGATACGTATAGGATGAGGAGTGCATTGGGCATGGGTGACGCGTATGCATTCAGCGGGAGTGAGGACGGGAGAGTCGTCGTCTGGGATGTGCTCACTGGCGATGTTGTGCATCGTTTGTGGCACAAGGAACAGCTCGGCTCGGCAATTAACGAGACTCCAAGCAAGAAAGATGTGGTCAGCGCTGTCGCTTGGAATCAGCTAAGGAAGCAGTGGGCTAGTGCTGGAGGTGACGGCAGCGTAGTGGTATGGGGAAGTACAGAATGA
- a CDS encoding Ubiquitin-conjugating enzyme E2 1, whose translation MATNRNRRLQKEIQDIVKDTHSGITITAKDGSPDITDFTHLRGHFKGPPDTPYENGAYEIDIQITPEYPFKPPEMRFLTKIWHPNISSQTGAICLDTLRDAWSPVLTLKSALISVQSLLNSPEPKDPQDAEVARMLLTRPEEFKHVAREWAVRYAGAPKPPPGSGKTSAGGSGEGDEAESADKKKLDDKEKRRIERQRSREAYKGYNPLMIDQFVNMGFPVDQVVDAFEFVGIDKNGGENYELEEEYIGDVTSRLFGES comes from the coding sequence ATGGCAACCAACCGCAACCGCCGTCTGCAGAAGGAGATCCAGGATATTGTCAAGGATACACACAGCGGCATCACTATCACAGCGAAGGACGGCTCACCTGACATTACCGACTTCACCCATCTTAGAGGGCACTTCAAGGGCCCACCTGACACACCATACGAGAATGGAGCCTACGAGATCGACATCCAAATAACGCCAGAGTATCCATTCAAGCCTCCGGAGATGCGATTCCTCACCAAGATCTGGCATCCGAATATTTCTTCGCAGACCGGAGCTATATGCCTCGACACACTCAGGGACGCCTGGAGTCCTGTTCTGACACTCAAATCAGCTCTGATCAGCGTACAGAGCTTACTCAACAGCCCGGAGCCGAAAGATCCACAGGACGCAGAAGTAGCGCGCATGCTCTTGACAAGGCCCGAGGAGTTCAAGCATGTTGCGAGAGAGTGGGCAGTGCGGTACGCAGGTGCACCGAAGCCTCCTCCAGGAAGCGGGAAGACTAGCGCTGGTGGCTCGGGCGAGGGTGATGAAGCAGAAAGTGCGGACAAGAAGAAGCTGGACGACAAGGAAAAGAGACGTATCGAGCGTCAGCGGAGTCGGGAGGCGTACAAAGGCTACAACCCCCTGATGATCGATCAGTTTGTCAACATGGGATTTCCGGTCGACCAGGTCGTGGATGCATTCGAGTTTGTGGGCATCGACAAGAACGGCGGCGAGAACTACGAGCTGGAGGAGGAATACATAGGAGATGTTACCTCTCGGCTATTTGGCGAGTCGTAG
- a CDS encoding 26S proteasome regulatory subunit 4, producing MGQNQSGLGGGPPGGPGDDKKKSGDKKDKPKYEPPPQPTTRIGRKKKKQAGPNAAAKLPTVYPTARCKLRYLRMQRVHDHLLLEEEFVENQERIRKAKANNQAQPQTSGGDSEAMDRNADERSRVDDMRGSPMGVGNLEELIDDDHAIVSSATGPEYYVSIMSFVDKDLLEPGASILLHHKSVSVVGVLTDDADPAVSVMKLDKAPTESYADIGGLETQIQEVREAVELPLLHPELYEEMGIKPPKGVILYGAPGTGKTLLAKAVANQTSATFLRIVGSELIQKYLGDGPRLVRQLFQTAAENAPAIVFIDEIDAIGTKRYESTSGGEREIQRTMLELLNQLDGFDDRGDVKVIMATNKIETLDPALIRPGRIDRKILFENPDQVTKKKIFTLHTSKMNLNEDVDLDEFINQKDDLSGADIRAICSEAGLLALRERRMRVNMTDFRAARESVLKTKTEGEPEGLYL from the exons ATG GGTCAGAATCAGTCCGGCCTGGGAGGCGGTCCTCCAGGCGGTCCAGGCGACGACAAGAAGAAGAGCGGCGACAAGAAGGATAAGCCCAAGTACGAGCCACCGCCGCAGCCCACAACTCGCATCGGCCGcaagaagaagaagcaggCGGGTCCCAACGCCGCAGCGAAACTCCCGACCGTCTATCCAACAGCGCGATGCAAGCTCCGATATCTACGAATGCAGAGAGTGCACGATCACTTGCTGCTGGAAGAGGAGTTTGTCGAGAACCAAGAGCGGATAAGGAAGGCAAAGGCAAACAACCAGGCACAACCACAAACATCCGGCGGCGACAGCGAGGCCATGGACAGGAACGCTGACGAGCGGAGTCGAGTGGATGACATGCGTGGCTCGCCGATGGGAGTTGGTAACCTCGAGGAGCTCATCGACGACGACCACGCCATTGTTTCCTCTGCTACTGGACCCGAGTACTATGTTTCCATCATGTCTTTCGTGGACAAGGACTTGCTGGAGCCTGGCGCATCGATTCTGTTACATCACAAGAGCGTGTCCGTGGTCGGTGTGTTGACAGACGATGCCGATCCTGCCGTATCAGTGATGAAGCTTGATAAGGCGCCTACGGAGAGCTACGCGGACATCGGAGGACTCGAGACACAGATTCAGGAAGTTCGCGAAGCTGTCGAACTGCCACTGCTACACCCCGAGCTGTACGAGGAGATGGGTATCAAGCCGCCAAAGGGTGTCATTCTTTACGGTGCACCAGGTACTGGCAAGACCCTCCTCGCCAAAGCTGTCGCCAACCAAACCTCTGCCACCTTCCTCCGTATCGTCGGTTCTGAACTTATCCAGAAATACCTCGGTGACGGTCCTCGACTCGTACGACAACTCTTCCAGACCGCTGCCGAGAACGCACCTGCGATCGTGTTCATCGATGAGATCGATGCCATCGGTACGAAGCGTTACGAGAGTACAAGCGGTGGTGAGCGTGAGATCCAGCGAACTATGCTTGAGCTTCTCAACCAGCTTGACGGATTCGACGACCGTGGTGATGTCAAGGTCATCATGGCAACGAACAAGATCGAGACGCTCGACCCTGCTCTCATTCGCCCCGGCCGTATCGATCGAAAGATTCTCTTCGAGAACCCAGACCAGGTCACAAAGAAGAAGATCTTTACACTACACACAAGCAAGATGAACTTGAACGAGGACGTGGACTTGGACGAATTCATCAACCAGAAGGACGACCTGAGTGGTGCGGACATCCGAGCTATCTGCTCAGAGGCAGGTCTGTTGGCACTCAGAGAGCGAAGAATGAGGGTGAACATGACAGACTTCCGAGCAGCGCGTGAGAGTGTGCTGAAGACGAAGACGGAGGGTGAGCCGGAAGGCTTGTACTTGTAG